The following are encoded in a window of Castanea sativa cultivar Marrone di Chiusa Pesio chromosome 5, ASM4071231v1 genomic DNA:
- the LOC142634216 gene encoding sodium/calcium exchanger NCL2-like — protein MLRVSFIILLVILIPNSGNSRSFRENSNLISDVIDQISHSSILEVDVKATTVTCEPTYGFLPCTTKVWGQLFMIIVYEFLLSLAEKYVSSGTDLFFQMFGTGIFGASLFHMLGTIPQVGLVLVTGVTGSTDTIEALAIMGMGLLAGSTIMLLTLTWGSVIAFGSYDLSQPSDSPDIENKRPFSLTGYGVSTDVETYFTARIMIVSMIPFFILQLAKVLNSFSGIRIVVLVSLIVTLAFLFVYCTYQVFQPWIQNRRLEYLMRKYVQKNLLPSLLTGGGRPNITIIRELFHKIDKNNDNHISADELRALILGMQIEEVGLNEDDYEEKVMEEFDISGDSHITENEFIKGVSKWLNKAQQSANNQGHDKPKFFNSDSKKTTEEQIRLLAQKKESKGTDMAWLNYIKAAFLLILGTAITVLLAQPLMQTLQEFSTAVNVPSFLVPYVVIPLALNYRQTLRAITSARQKTEKAISLTFSEIYNGVFMNNMMGLAIFLALVYIRDLSWDVSAEVLVVLLICTVMGIFTSFCIKFPFWTSILAYLLYPLSLLLIYVLTTVFGWS, from the exons TTATCATTCTCTTAGTCATCCTTATACCTAATTCGGGAAATAGCCGTTCCTTCAGAGAGAATTCCAACCTTATATCCGATGTCATAGACCAAATAAGCCATTCTTCAATCCTTGAGGTTGATGTTAAAGCAACAACAGTGACTTGTGAGCCCACTTATGGCTTCTTGCCTTGCACAACAAAGGTTTGGGGGCAGCTCTTCATGATTATTGTATATGAGTTCTTGCTGTCCTTAGCAGAGAAGTACGTTTCAAGTGGCACTGACCTTTTCTTTCAAATGTTTGGGACTGGTATCTTCGGTGCTAGCTTATTCCACATGCTTGGCACAATCCCACAAGTGGGTTTGGTACTTG TGACTGGAGTGACAGGAAGTACAGACACTATTGAAGCATTGGCAATAATGGGAATGGGCTTACTTGCAGGATCAACAATCATGCTTCTTACATTAACCTGGGGTTCTGTTATTGCTTTTGGCAGCTATGATCTTTCACAGCCTTCAGATTCACCAGACATAGAAAATAAGAGACCATTCAGTTTAACTG GTTACGGTGTTAGCACTGACGTTGAAACCTACTTTACTGCAAGAATAATGATTGTATCCATGATCCCATTTTTCATTCTTCAACTGGCAAAAGTTCTCAATTCATTTTCAGGGATTCGAATTGTAGTCTTAGTTTCTCTCATTGTTACTCTAGCCTTCCTATTTGTTTACTGCACTTATCAG GTATTCCAGCCATGGATTCAGAATAGGAGACTTGAATATCTGATGCGCAAGTATGTTCAGAAAAACCTACTACCGAGTCTTCTCACTGGTGGTGGCAGACCTAACATAACAATTATAAGAGA GCTTTTTCACAAAATCGACAAGAATAATGATAACCATATATCAGCTGATGAATTGAGAGCATTAATCTTAGGGATGCAAATAGAAGAAGTAGGTTTGAATGAGGATGACTATGAAGAAAAGGTGATGGAGGAGTTTGATATCTCTGGTGATTCTCATATAACTGAGAATGAATTCATTAAAGGAGTCTCAAAATGGCTTAATAAGGCTCAGCAGTCTGCCAACAATCAGGGACATGACAAGCCAAAGTTTTTTAATAGCGATTCAAAG AAAACAACTGAAGAGCAAATAAGGCTATTGGCTCAGAAAAAGGAGAGTAAGGGAACTGACATGGCATGGTTGAATTACATTAAGGCAGCTTTTCTATTGATTCTTGGAACCGCTATCACTGTTTTGCTAGCACAACCCCTTATGCAAACTCTCCAAGAGTTTTCTACTGCTGTAAACGTCCCATCATTTTTGGTACCATATGTTGTGATACCCTTGGCTTTGAACTACAGACAGACACTAAGAGCAATTACTTCTGCCAGACAGAAGACAGAAAAAGCTATCTCTTTAACCTTTTCTGAG ATTTATAATGGAGTATTCATGAACAACATGATGGGTTTAGCTATCTTCTTGGCCCTTGTTTACATACGAGATTTGTCATGGGATGTCTCAGCTGAAGTTCTGGTTGTTCTACTTATCTGCACAGTGATGGGTATTTTCACCAGCTTCTGCATCAAATTCCCATTCTGGACAAGTATCCTAGCATATCTTTTGTACCCCTTATCTCTGCTGCTAATTTATGTTCTCACTACTGTTTTTGGATGGTCCTAA